One segment of Bacteroidota bacterium DNA contains the following:
- a CDS encoding SpoIIE family protein phosphatase yields MAQQYSTKKYSTNEHINSIQVYSLFQDSKGFQWIGSENGLNKFDGKKFIDFSKKFDSESKNIESIIQDKNNTIWFGSNKDGILSYQNNQIKQFNLGNEENNKINSLFEDSQGNILAASKGAGILKFNGKGFDALQLPVTSYYSIEEDPNGILFFGSVDSGIFIYANNKLRKRLLLPTDAANSVYCMKHDKASTLYIGTAGNGVYNYKEGVLTQMNIPEISRDVIYEIIIDVDKNLWIATGNSGVVHYYTKTNTYDIITRNNGLSSNSITSLMQDNEQNIWIGTLNSGVCVLNINGFLSYTKESGIDYPEISNINTIGSNYYLSTLNDGLYLLQNKSMTHLAKYEDFNNSSIVTTLADNQKLWIGTTSGAFIFENGKITQPPFLKKLENMAVVSILKDKKGTIWISTYGSGLFKLTTNGLENITTKQGLPTNNIYTAFFDSNGMLWLGTFQYGIVKYNGETFTQFTQEKNNLPENTILSICEDKIGNMYFGTEDGGLTCYDGRTFSNITEKDGLSSDNVYAIAVDQKGILWAGTDAGVNKIELTASFKAKSIKHYSIKDGMCGNDILQNGFYLSNDGMIWMASTSGVSVYNTLKERENTTLPKLWISEILLDNQPVDWTTFADSIDSRTQLPVGLKLKHNQNQLYFKFQALSIQSVKFSWILEGLKKSSWNQPSENTEFNTGPLDPGNYTFKLKAQNNDGYWTKESYEFSFTILENPFKTSLAYASYATAALLLIIGIFRYQTSRLEKRNKLLEYKVNERTQELSVAHNKLSYAYTDIKDSIEYAKQIQDALLPVQEDLNKLIPSSFILYKPRDVVSGDFYWFTSAHNKTYIAAVDCTGHGVPGAFMSMIGNTLLNEIIAEGVAQEPAAILNQLNTDVKKSLKQDREGVDSKDGMDLALIALSKKEDATTYTIEYSGAKRPLYMVRKNNDGVFELTEIKPDKLSIGGSNWSTQTLFTNNILEVSKGDQLYIFTDGYADQFGGEKSKKITSKRLQQLILSNAHLPMRKQKDILFTYFTEWKGNTEQIDDVLIIGITI; encoded by the coding sequence GTGGCTCAACAATATTCAACAAAAAAATACTCGACAAATGAACATATTAACAGTATTCAAGTATATAGTCTATTTCAAGACTCCAAAGGATTTCAATGGATCGGTAGTGAAAATGGGTTGAATAAATTTGACGGAAAAAAATTCATTGATTTTTCAAAAAAATTCGATTCCGAATCAAAGAATATTGAATCTATTATTCAAGACAAAAACAATACCATCTGGTTTGGTTCGAATAAAGACGGCATTCTCTCATATCAAAACAACCAGATTAAGCAGTTTAATCTTGGCAATGAGGAAAACAACAAAATAAATTCTTTGTTCGAAGATTCCCAAGGTAATATCCTAGCGGCATCAAAAGGTGCCGGAATTTTGAAGTTTAATGGAAAGGGATTTGATGCGTTGCAATTACCCGTTACATCTTATTATTCCATAGAAGAAGATCCAAATGGAATTTTATTTTTCGGTTCGGTAGATAGTGGGATATTTATTTATGCAAACAACAAACTACGAAAACGACTGCTACTACCTACTGATGCTGCAAATTCAGTCTATTGCATGAAGCACGACAAGGCTTCGACCTTATACATAGGAACCGCGGGAAATGGGGTATATAATTATAAAGAAGGTGTGCTAACACAAATGAATATACCTGAAATAAGTAGGGATGTTATTTATGAAATAATCATTGATGTCGACAAAAATTTATGGATCGCCACAGGCAACTCAGGTGTAGTTCACTATTATACAAAAACAAACACCTACGATATTATTACACGAAACAATGGATTGAGCTCCAACTCCATCACCTCGCTTATGCAAGACAATGAGCAAAATATTTGGATTGGCACACTGAACAGCGGTGTGTGTGTGCTTAACATCAATGGATTTTTATCCTATACGAAAGAATCAGGTATTGATTATCCGGAAATAAGCAACATAAACACAATAGGAAGCAACTACTACCTTTCTACACTAAATGATGGTTTGTACTTGCTGCAAAACAAGTCCATGACGCATTTGGCTAAATACGAGGATTTCAACAACTCCAGTATTGTTACCACATTAGCCGACAATCAAAAACTATGGATTGGCACAACCAGTGGAGCTTTTATTTTTGAAAACGGCAAAATAACACAACCTCCTTTTCTTAAAAAGCTAGAGAATATGGCTGTTGTAAGTATTTTAAAGGACAAAAAAGGTACCATTTGGATTTCTACCTATGGCTCAGGGTTATTTAAACTCACCACTAACGGACTCGAAAACATTACTACAAAACAAGGGTTACCAACCAATAATATTTACACCGCTTTTTTTGATAGCAATGGAATGCTTTGGCTAGGTACATTTCAGTATGGCATTGTGAAATACAATGGAGAAACATTTACTCAATTTACACAAGAAAAAAATAATTTACCCGAAAACACCATTCTTTCTATTTGTGAAGACAAAATAGGCAACATGTATTTTGGAACAGAAGACGGAGGGCTTACCTGCTACGATGGTCGCACTTTTTCAAACATAACAGAAAAAGACGGACTGAGTTCCGACAATGTATATGCCATTGCAGTTGACCAAAAAGGAATACTTTGGGCAGGTACCGATGCAGGTGTAAACAAAATTGAACTTACCGCAAGCTTCAAAGCTAAATCGATAAAACACTACTCGATAAAAGACGGGATGTGTGGCAATGATATTTTGCAAAATGGGTTTTACCTATCTAACGATGGCATGATTTGGATGGCATCTACCTCGGGAGTCTCTGTTTACAATACCTTGAAAGAAAGAGAAAACACAACACTTCCTAAATTATGGATATCAGAAATTTTATTAGACAACCAACCTGTAGATTGGACTACCTTTGCAGACAGCATAGACAGCAGAACACAGCTGCCTGTTGGATTAAAACTTAAACACAATCAAAATCAATTATATTTCAAATTTCAAGCGTTGTCTATTCAATCTGTTAAGTTTTCATGGATTTTGGAGGGTCTAAAAAAAAGCAGCTGGAATCAGCCATCAGAAAACACCGAATTCAATACTGGGCCATTAGACCCAGGCAACTACACGTTTAAACTAAAAGCCCAAAACAACGATGGATATTGGACAAAAGAATCATACGAATTTTCATTTACCATTTTAGAGAATCCATTTAAAACATCGTTGGCGTATGCTTCTTACGCCACGGCTGCACTGCTACTAATTATAGGCATTTTTAGATACCAAACCAGTAGGTTAGAAAAGCGTAACAAATTATTGGAATACAAAGTAAACGAACGTACCCAAGAGTTAAGTGTGGCGCACAACAAACTTAGCTATGCCTACACCGACATTAAAGACAGTATTGAATATGCCAAACAAATACAAGACGCACTGCTACCTGTACAGGAAGATTTAAATAAATTAATTCCGTCATCCTTTATTTTATACAAACCAAGAGATGTGGTAAGTGGCGATTTTTATTGGTTTACAAGTGCACACAACAAAACATACATTGCCGCTGTAGATTGCACAGGACATGGTGTTCCGGGAGCATTTATGAGTATGATTGGAAATACATTGCTAAATGAAATTATTGCAGAGGGTGTGGCACAAGAACCCGCAGCTATTTTAAATCAACTAAATACAGATGTAAAAAAATCTTTGAAGCAAGATAGAGAAGGCGTAGATAGTAAAGATGGAATGGACTTAGCGTTGATTGCACTATCTAAAAAAGAAGATGCTACCACATACACAATAGAGTATTCGGGAGCAAAACGACCGTTGTATATGGTTAGAAAAAACAACGATGGAGTTTTTGAACTAACAGAAATAAAACCCGACAAATTGAGCATTGGAGGCAGCAACTGGAGCACGCAAACGCTTTTTACAAACAACATACTTGAAGTTTCTAAAGGCGACCAACTATACATTTTTACCGATGGGTATGCTGATCAATTTGGTGGAGAAAAAAGCAAAAAAATTACAAGTAAACGTTTGCAACAATTAATCTTGTCGAACGCTCATTTGCCTATGCGCAAACAAAAAGATATTCTATTTACTTACTTTACCGAGTGGAAAGGCAATACAGAACAAATTGATGATGTATTGATTATTGGTATTACTATTTAA
- a CDS encoding type II toxin-antitoxin system HicA family toxin, with protein sequence MSKFQSFLELVHCKYVKTSGGHEKWTRSDLLRPIIFQTHIDPIPEFIIQNNLRVLGYKKQHFFEILEGKVEVSKKGDKMYVLTYTK encoded by the coding sequence ATTTCTAAGTTTCAATCTTTTTTAGAGTTAGTCCATTGTAAATATGTGAAAACTTCAGGTGGGCATGAAAAATGGACTAGGTCAGATTTGTTAAGACCTATTATATTTCAAACACACATAGATCCAATTCCTGAATTTATTATTCAAAATAATTTAAGAGTGTTAGGATATAAAAAGCAACACTTTTTTGAAATTTTGGAAGGTAAAGTTGAGGTTTCTAAAAAAGGGGATAAAATGTATGTTTTAACATATACCAAATAA
- a CDS encoding gliding motility-associated C-terminal domain-containing protein: MYRGFKIVILVVALFVLIKSNVRAHSVQVGYCISCTGDLRLYVEHWHNAEDPSSTTMTLELTVNGNTTNITGSPAGSLIDVAFADLPACSTPLTVFANCNDANTYNDWVIYDFPNVPCGVPLSFKIISGNTAFTEDGCGMYPATVNFTKSCATAPPTLSLASQTVCGGSSFAATNFPVGTGITYNWANDNTSIGLGASGTGDIPGFVASNVPATAVSTVTVTFGCFDTTFNLTVKPSPIVTVPADIEVCNNDNIPATNFVSAPAGGTFSWTNDNTAIGLGASGTGNIPSFTAVNTTSAPIVSVVSVTSVFDGCTGPPATYNITVNPTPTVNVPSNILVCDGDNISATNFTSIPAGGTFTWTNSNVSIGLAASGSGDITSFAAVNGGSSSVTSAITVIPEVAGCVGTPAVYAINVNALASANAGVNTFVCPYTSIQLAGSVGGSATTGSWSGGTGTYVPSSSALNAIYTPSSAEYLAGSVTLTLTTDDPVGPCGAVSDDITYSFYPNPVVNFNADVTSGCPLHCVNFTDFTVIAGDGSSITTWNWDFGDGSVETIPNPNHCYTQSGFYDVALTATSNNGCSATSTVNQMIEVFPKPTAEFGASPNPATILNSLVGFTNQSSSDVNYWAYYFGDGDSLVPSIPNVQHTYPTEQTSTYTASLIVQNSYGCYDTVAHDIIIGPDFIFYIPNSFSPNGDGINDFFNGLAIGCNEYQLWIYDRWGVQIYTTGKVASSDVATPWNGKANGGSDLAQIDVYIWKVQITDVFGKKHNYNGHVSLIR, translated from the coding sequence ATGTATCGAGGGTTTAAGATAGTAATTTTAGTAGTTGCACTTTTTGTTCTTATTAAGAGCAATGTTCGTGCCCATTCTGTGCAAGTAGGTTATTGTATAAGCTGTACCGGAGATTTGCGCTTATACGTAGAGCATTGGCATAACGCAGAAGATCCATCTTCTACAACTATGACATTAGAACTTACAGTAAATGGAAATACTACCAATATAACCGGATCTCCAGCAGGAAGTTTGATTGATGTTGCTTTTGCTGATTTGCCAGCATGTTCTACACCACTAACAGTTTTTGCTAACTGCAATGATGCAAATACCTATAACGATTGGGTGATTTATGATTTCCCAAATGTTCCTTGCGGAGTTCCCTTGTCTTTTAAGATAATTTCAGGAAATACTGCCTTTACGGAGGATGGTTGCGGGATGTATCCAGCTACCGTAAATTTCACAAAATCTTGTGCAACTGCACCACCAACTTTATCTTTGGCAAGCCAAACAGTTTGTGGTGGTAGCTCTTTCGCTGCTACTAACTTTCCTGTTGGAACAGGTATAACATATAATTGGGCAAATGATAATACCTCTATCGGTTTAGGTGCAAGTGGTACCGGTGATATCCCCGGCTTTGTAGCTTCCAATGTCCCAGCTACAGCTGTTTCAACGGTTACTGTGACATTTGGCTGTTTCGATACTACATTTAATTTAACAGTTAAACCTTCGCCCATTGTTACTGTTCCTGCCGATATAGAAGTGTGTAACAACGATAATATTCCTGCAACTAATTTTGTAAGTGCGCCTGCAGGTGGTACCTTTTCTTGGACAAATGATAATACCGCAATCGGTTTAGGAGCCTCCGGTACAGGGAATATACCTTCGTTTACAGCCGTCAATACTACCTCTGCTCCAATTGTTTCTGTTGTGTCAGTAACATCTGTTTTTGATGGATGTACTGGCCCACCCGCTACCTATAATATTACGGTTAATCCTACTCCAACTGTAAATGTGCCTTCTAATATATTAGTGTGTGATGGAGACAATATTTCAGCAACTAATTTTACAAGTATACCTGCTGGCGGTACTTTTACTTGGACAAATTCGAATGTATCTATTGGCTTAGCAGCAAGCGGTTCGGGTGATATAACCTCTTTTGCTGCTGTTAATGGAGGTTCTAGTTCTGTGACTTCTGCTATAACAGTAATTCCTGAAGTGGCTGGTTGTGTTGGAACTCCGGCTGTTTATGCTATTAATGTCAATGCGTTAGCTTCTGCCAATGCAGGTGTAAATACGTTTGTATGCCCTTATACTTCTATTCAGTTGGCGGGATCTGTTGGTGGTTCGGCTACAACCGGCAGTTGGAGCGGTGGTACAGGTACGTATGTTCCTAGTAGCAGCGCTTTAAATGCAATTTACACTCCGAGCTCCGCTGAGTATTTAGCAGGTTCTGTAACACTTACATTAACAACAGACGACCCAGTTGGCCCTTGTGGTGCAGTTTCTGATGATATCACCTATTCTTTTTATCCAAATCCTGTTGTGAATTTTAATGCTGATGTTACAAGCGGCTGTCCTTTGCATTGTGTAAATTTTACCGATTTTACAGTTATTGCAGGAGATGGCAGCAGTATCACAACTTGGAATTGGGATTTTGGAGATGGCTCCGTTGAAACCATTCCCAACCCTAATCACTGTTACACCCAGTCGGGTTTTTATGATGTAGCGTTAACAGCAACTTCTAATAATGGATGTTCGGCTACATCTACCGTAAATCAAATGATAGAAGTGTTTCCCAAGCCAACAGCCGAGTTTGGCGCATCTCCTAATCCGGCAACAATTCTAAATTCGTTGGTTGGTTTTACAAATCAATCATCGTCCGATGTAAATTATTGGGCGTATTATTTTGGAGATGGAGATTCGCTAGTGCCAAGTATTCCGAATGTGCAGCACACATACCCAACGGAACAAACAAGCACATATACAGCGTCTTTAATTGTTCAGAATTCTTATGGCTGCTACGATACAGTAGCGCATGATATTATCATTGGACCAGATTTTATTTTCTATATCCCAAATAGCTTTTCGCCTAACGGAGATGGGATTAACGATTTTTTTAATGGATTGGCTATTGGATGCAATGAGTATCAATTATGGATTTATGATAGATGGGGAGTGCAAATATACACTACCGGAAAGGTTGCTTCCTCTGATGTTGCAACACCCTGGAATGGTAAAGCAAATGGGGGAAGTGATTTAGCTCAAATTGATGTGTATATTTGGAAGGTTCAAATTACCGATGTGTTTGGCAAAAAACACAACTACAACGGACACGTTAGTCTTATACGATAG